In the genome of Henningerozyma blattae CBS 6284 chromosome 5, complete genome, one region contains:
- the COG8 gene encoding Golgi transport complex subunit COG8 (similar to Saccharomyces cerevisiae COG8 (YML071C); ancestral locus Anc_4.339) — MNILLDTITDSSWNISEEEKKKGSQILEDIFSSQKDFETYFSSQAISGSIVEEIAEVDAKITLVEKDIRKVLIDNKDEVVKDLLGNNTMGKLNEFHKQLDLLWEVKNGPEKEDSINTTNINLPSNIITQQENDLLLDDILNETVDSDKRHIDNDKLKEQEDEFHIAIKKLRDRINKNKDDVIIGKGTLTSVLDNITEITELMELPFLARTCIKTGHYQEAVLLYTHTKSLMVKFHGSSIVEGICNNVLNEITTTMLNGLVKLLSTNISINSLKKILKYLSSIPPFDDKDTSSLLQVFLAMRFNFIQKEISSFSLDTNPSNETLMEIMIKRKIEVLREHTYTSLNIFPTTFTSIKEDVYIPLKKELDINIPIEDNKPNETVATEGATTEGATTESSTTEHAITKNDTAENATTEHATTESDALENATFEDNKGATENSAKKAETDELQSTDEDTSTPIKQGHVKQDTSSNNDAIEESKDQKDLITKENDSKSLYESKKDGKITTEEEKSVIKEKESLVEITMHPKEPKPIEPRRNTLTSTEKKIPTNPFMLQFVNECIGFLLKDLTSAKLDTPLTESVYLQLIYCSFRLRDLNVNYHRLFLNKLGETKLFTTSQIRNAIQKRYELASKYT; from the coding sequence atgaatattttattggATACTATTACAGATTCTTCATGGAATATTagtgaagaagaaaagaaaaagggAAGCCAAATTCTTGAAGATATATTCTCATCACAAAAGGATTTTGAAACTTATTTTTCATCACAAGCTATTTCAGGTAGTATAGTTGAAGAAATTGCAGAAGTAGATGCCAAAATCACATTGGTAGAAAAGGATATACGTAAAGTTTTAATTGACAATAAGGATGAAGTTGTTAAAGATCTATTAGGCAATAATACAATGGGAAAATTGAACGAGTTTCATAAACAATTGGATTTATTATGGGAAGTGAAAAATGGGCCTGAAAAGGAGGATTCAATTAATACAactaatataaatttaccatccaatattattactcaGCAggaaaatgatttattgTTGGATGATATATTGAATGAAACTGTTGATTCTGATAAACGTCACatagataatgataaattaaaagaacaaGAAGATGAATTCCATATTGCTATTAAGAAATTAAGAGATAGAattaataagaataaagaTGATGTAATTATTGGTAAAGGTACTTTAACCAGTGttttagataatattaCGGAAATTACTGAATTAATGGAATTACCCTTTTTAGCAAGGACATGTATCAAGACTGGCCATTATCAAGAAGctgttttattatatacaCATACGAAATCATTAATGGTAAAATTTCATGGCTCCTCTATAGTGGAAGGTATATGCAATAATGTACTTAATGAGATCACTACTACCATGCTAAATGGATTAGTTAAATTACTATCCACtaatatatctataaattcattaaagaagattctaaaatatttatcatctATACCCCCATTTGACGATAAGGATACGTCTTCATTATTACAAGTTTTCCTTGCGATgagatttaattttattcaaaaagaGATTTCATCCTTTTCATTAGATACAAATCCATCGAATGAAACTTTAATGGAAATCATGATTAAGAGGAAAATTGAAGTGTTAAGAGAACATACTTATACATCTTTAAACATTTTCCCCACCACTTTTACTTCGATTAAAGAGGATGTCTATATCCCATTAAAGAAGGAATTAGATATAAATATCCCAATAGAAGACAATAAACCAAATGAAACGGTTGCTACTGAGGGTGCTACTACTGAGGGCGCTACTACCGAGAGTTCTACTACCGAGCATGCTATAACTAAGAATGATACAGCCGAAAATGCTACTACAGAACATGCTACAACCGAAAGTGATGCACTTGAAAATGCCACAtttgaagataataaagGTGCCACAGAAAATTCAGCAAAGAAAGCAGAAACCGATGAACTCCAATCAACTGATGAAGATACTAGCACTCCAATTAAGCAAGGACACGTTAAACAAGACACCAGCTCGAACAATGACGCTATAGAAGAGTCAAAAGACCAAAAAGATTTGATTACAAAGGAAAATGATTCTAAGTCATTATACGAGTCAAAAAAAGATGGAAAGATTACtacagaagaagaaaaatctgtcataaaagaaaaagagtCCCTTGTAGAAATTACAATGCACCCTAAAGAACCTAAACCTATTGAGCCAAGACGAAACACGTTAACCTctactgaaaaaaaaattcccACCAATCCATTCATGCTTCAGTTTGTTAACGAATGTATAGGGTTCCTTCTAAAAGACCTCACCTCTGCCAAACTGGACACTCCACTGACTGAGTCCGTATACTTACAACTCATCTATTGTTCCTTCCGTCTCAGAGATCTTAATGTTAACTACCATCGCTTATTCCTAAACAAACTTGGTGAGACTAAACTCTTTACCACTTCACAAATACGAAACGCCATCCAGAAGAGATATGAGCTTGCCAGCAAGTACACCTAG
- the TBLA0E04720 gene encoding uncharacterized protein (similar to Saccharomyces cerevisiae TCB3 (YML072C); ancestral locus Anc_4.340): MIQMGQSHILTSNWSPGLLTTRLFTFCYFVWNPTHDLSNSDNMSSEEIFEKPNKSRPHSASKASTTHISTHSHSNSKMDTSRPRSTSKVSGSTSPPPATSKISSKNETLHPIESVALSMNTEKDSNRNTSELPTKTSSAPFEDTPLLDEEEKTTKNSKPIKMTSTDSSTLYPWSKVGVFHPSGVGAPTSKDSKVIKAYILENFYNDLYYNVATVFGTCFFSWGFAYIGMSWWSIGFIFFCSAAVYNNEYRRFNRNIRDDLQRVTVQETLSERTETTLWLNSFLSKFWVIYMPVLSKQVKESVNPTLAGVAPGYGIDAFSLEEFTLGSKAPAIRGIKTNTKTGKKFVEMDWSFAFTPNDVSDMTPKEVAIKVNPKISLGVTIGKGVVSKTVSVIVENINVAGKLRVGIEFGTIFPNIKIVSIQLLEPPLIDFVLKPVGGDTLGLDIMSFLPGLKSTVKSLIDSNLAPMLYAPNKMDINVEDIMSAQSNDATGVLAVTIHDAAALKSSGFITNTVDPYVTISTENSVKNNEPSVKTKVINDSKSPKWNETHYLTVNSLQQKLFLKCFDFNDVRSDTLIGELEITLEELLQENSLENQSTELLIGTQPKGQLNYSLNWFPCIQKSEDKVAKGTTDDKKKLESTTEQNNQEENDAFDDVDVGIIKFTLQNIKYLDTSGTVTGTLSPSAELYLNNELVKSYRTLRRINEPSWGETTEIFIPSKSNSKIRIDIFDQGMNGKDLICQYNGSLEDILNSLSTGNGFIKGSPQGEIYVDAQWKPVTVSTNFSASTTARDPIGSLKLFVKDANIAGSLAGIGDIDPYFTVAVNRHLKFKSPHFTETRTPIFNREVFIPITSENQNITLSLFDFQGIGGDRFIGQYQITANELIQKDEKTNLFLPVTRAPKLTKIILNDKHNLKTETTVTLTVQFISTVPVYTVEEAEEINLLEDELSEKKRLFQIEQEKLKKEMDMKPSEYELTEIDNPFYAEEKAINKKNKFDLLQLMEFNSGILSLNFISGTLEKSSSYLHVTFDDFAYPSFSSLKSQGTNLVPETGSAFIRDLNNSTAHFIISKKFIVQEASDIISQNTFRTLSLLQSSLSKPLKLKVGSSYITIKSTYNPTAAPLDRSESILDTGYLHLKIISAEGLMSADRNGKSDPFARVFVDGRKAFKTEVVKKTLSPVWNATAKIAVPSRRYSQLVLEVFDWDMAGDNEELGLVGLDIEELEPNREYHWNLPLSTQGTVKVKGKFVPEYIKASLQENASSSGIAAVPLKKIGTSNVLLKSGGNVVNAGVGGLQFGGKMLKKGVGLGGDIVKKTKNENSSHTHEKGHEKDTTKENIDSNHDRPVKPTPRRSLSKKGDDSHKRRSFSFIRDRISSDSKPEKTHERNSSGASEAVSTEAAQSKSKRTSFERPYPHRHASTSRSVHSSQEKAPSSPKVKPPSSPKIKTPSSPKVKTPSSPRMKVPHTKTPQTATQEKDSNQSLKNTAEYDPSIPNQEYVKVPANSLANKPETTDKQSEHANHYHKGNGGVGGATNSGSHQRSVSRASSFARTLAPNGTYEGVVKVIAAEKVAKNVQIKVSLAQGGRMKPLFMTKTLKADDKGVVAFNDEGKFKASPEANLVFGAIAHHKFSKDRDIGVAQINLDDEQIQQENNIAIKLGDGHVVVKVDYGGEALNTPPLPEIPPEHR, translated from the coding sequence ATGATACAAATGGGACAAAGTCACATTCTTACAAGCAATTGGTCTCCGGGGTTGTTAACCACCCGCCTCTTCACCTTCTGCTATTTCGTCTGGAACCCAACTCATGATTTGTCTAACTCTGACAACATGAGCAGTGaggaaatttttgaaaaaccAAACAAATCTCGTCCTCATTCAGCCTCAAAGGCCTCTACTACTCATATATCTACCCACTCTCATTCTAATTCCAAAATGGATACTTCTCGTCCTCGCTCTACCTCGAAAGTGTCAGGTTCTACCAGTCCTCCTCCTGCTACTTCAAAAATCTCGTCAAAGAATGAAACTTTACATCCTATAGAAAGTGTTGCACTATCTATGAATACTGAAAAGGACTCCAATCGTAATACTTCTGAATTGCCTACCAAAACTTCATCTGCCCCTTTTGAGGACACACCTTTGCTTGATGAGGAGGAAAAGACCACTAAAAATTCCAAACCAATTAAAATGACTTCTACAGATTCATCTACCTTATACCCTTGGTCCAAAGTCGGTGTATTCCATCCAAGTGGTGTAGGAGCCCCTACTTCGAAAGATTCCAAAGTCATTAAAGCTtatattttggaaaatttttacaatGATTTGTATTATAATGTTGCTACGGTCTTTGGTACTTGTTTCTTCTCTTGGGGGTTTGCCTATATTGGTATGTCATGGTGGTCCATTGGATTCATCTTCTTTTGCTCTGCTGCTGTTTATAACAATGAATACCGTCGTTTCAATAGAAACATTAGAGATGATTTACAAAGAGTTACTGTTCAAGAAACTTTAAGTGAAAGAACAGAAACTACTCTTTGGTTAAACTCCTTCTTATCTAAATTTTGGGTCATTTACATGCCTGTTCTTTCAAAGCAAGTTAAAGAGAGTGTCAACCCTACTTTAGCCGGTGTAGCTCCAGGTTATGGTATTGATGCCTTCTCTTTAGAAGAATTTACCTTGGGTTCAAAGGCTCCCGCCATTAGAGGCATCAAGACAAATACTAAAACAGGCAAGAAATTTGTTGAAATGGATTGGTCTTTTGCTTTTACTCCAAATGATGTTTCTGATATGACCCCAAAGGAGGTTGCTATTAAGGTCAATCCGAAGATTTCCTTGGGTGTCACCATTGGTAAAGGTGTTGTCTCCAAGACTGTTAGTGTTATTgtggaaaatattaatgtgGCAGGTAAATTACGCGTTGGCATTGAGTTTGGTACTATTTTCCCAAATATCAAGATCGTCTCGATACAATTACTAGAACCTCCATTAATTGACTTCGTCTTGAAACCAGTAGGTGGTGATACTTTAGGCTTGGATATCATGTCTTTCTTACCAGGTTTAAAGAGTACTGTTAAAAGTTTGATCGATTCTAATTTGGCGCCTATGTTATATGCTCCAAATAAGATGGATATTAATGTGGAAGATATCATGTCCGCTCAATCTAATGATGCAACTGGTGTATTGGCTGTCACTATCCACGATGCTGCAGCTTTAAAAAGCTCAGgatttattacaaatacTGTCGATCCTTATGTGACAATTTCTACTGAAAATAgtgtaaaaaataatgaaccATCTGTAAAGACTAAAGTTATTAACGATTCAAAGTCTCCAAAATGGAATGAGACACATTATTTGACAGTTAATAGTTTACAACAAAagttatttttgaaatgttttgattttaatgatGTTCGTAGTGACACTTTAATTGGagaattagaaattactttagaagaattacttcaagaaaattcattagaaaATCAATCAACcgaattattaattggtACTCAACCTAAAGGCCAATTGAATTACTCTTTAAATTGGTTTCCTTGCATTCAAAAGAGTGAAGATAAAGTTGCCAAAGGTACCACTGACGATAAAAAGAAACTAGAATCTACAACTgaacaaaataatcaagaagaaaatgatgCTTTCGACGATGTCGACGttggtattattaaattcactttacaaaatattaaatacttGGATACTTCTGGAACTGTTACTGGCACGTTAAGTCCTTCTGCGGAactatatttgaataatgaaCTAGTCAAAAGTTATAGAACATTAAGAAGAATCAATGAACCTTCTTGGGGCGAAACAACTGAAATTTTCATCccttcaaaatcaaattctaaaattagAATAGATATCTTTGATCAAGGTATGAATGGTAAAGATCTGATATGTCAGTACAATGGCTCCTTGgaagatattttgaacTCTCTATCCACAGGAAATGGCTTTATTAAAGGTTCTCCACAAGGTGAAATATATGTTGATGCTCAATGGAAACCTGTTACTGTCTCTACTAATTTCAGTGCTTCTACCACTGCCCGTGATCCTATTGGTTCTCTTAAATTGTTTGTCAAGGATGCCAATATTGCCGGCAGTTTAGCCGGTATTGGTGATATTGATCCTTATTTTACTGTTGCCGTTAATAGAcatttgaaattcaaatctCCTCATTTCACAGAGACGAGAACtccaatttttaatagagAAGTTTTCATTCCTATTACTTctgaaaatcaaaatattaccctttcattatttgattttcaaGGTATCGGTGGTGATAGGTTTATTGGCCAGTATCAGATTACAGCAAATGAACTAATAcaaaaagatgaaaagactaatttatttttacctGTAACTAGAGCTCCAAAATTGactaaaattattttaaatgataaacaCAATTTGAAAACTGAGACCACAGTTACTTTAACTgttcaatttatttcaacTGTTCCTGTTTATACAGTTGAAGAAGCCGAAGAAATTAATCTGTTAGAGGATGAGTTATCTGAAAAGAAGAGATTATTCCAAATTGAACAAGAAAAACTTAAAAAAGAGATGGATATGAAACCAAGTGAGTACGAACTTACCGAAATCGATAATCCATTCTATGCAGAGGAAAAGGCTATcaataaaaagaataagtttgatttattacaattaatgGAATTCAATTCAGgtattttatctttaaacTTTATTAGTGGTACGCTGGaaaaatcttcatcataTTTACATGTTACGTTTGATGACTTTGCTTATCCAAGTTTCTCCTCTTTAAAGAGCCAGGGTACAAATTTGGTTCCAGAGACAGGCTCTGCTTTTATCCgtgatttaaataatagtactgctcatttcattatttcCAAGAAATTTATTGTTCAAGAAGCCTCCGATATTATCTCTCAAAATACTTTCAGAACATTAAGCTTGCTACAAAGTTCTCTTTCGAAacctttaaaattaaaagttgGAAGCTCatatattactattaaGTCAACATATAACCCAACTGCTGCTCCGTTAGATAGATCTGAATCAATCTTAGATACAGGTTATTTACacttgaaaattatttctgCTGAGGGATTAATGTCTGCTGATAGAAATGGAAAATCAGATCCATTTGCTCGTGTTTTTGTTGATGGCCGTAAAGCATTTAAAACAGAAGTTGTTAAAAAGACACTGTCACCTGTTTGGAATGCTACTGCCAAAATTGCAGTTCCATCAAGAAGATATTCTCAATTAGTTTTAGAAGTATTTGATTGGGATATGGCTGGTGATAACGAAGAATTGGGGTTAGTTGGTCtagatattgaagaattagaacCAAATAGAGAATATCACTGGAACTTACCATTAAGTACCCAAGGTACAGTAAAGGTTAAGGGCAAATTCGTTCCAGAATACATTAAGGCTTCCTTGCAGGAAAATGCTTCATCTTCTGGTATTGCTGCGGTTCCATTAAAGAAAATCGGTACTTCTAATGTCTTATTGAAGAGCGGTGGTAATGTTGTTAATGCTGGTGTAGGTGGATTGCAATTTGGTGGTAAGATGTTGAAGAAAGGTGTAGGATTGGGTGGTGATATTGttaaaaagacaaaaaatgaaaatagcTCACATACACATGAAAAGGGGCACGAAAAAGACACCACTaaggaaaatattgatagtAACCATGACAGACCAGTTAAACCAACTCCTAGAAGATCTCTTTCTAAGAAGGGTGATGATAGCCATAAAAGGAGATCATTCTCTTTTATCCGCGACAGAATATCTAGTGACAGTAAGCCAGAAAAGACTCATGAGAGAAATTCTTCTGGAGCCTCTGAGGCAGTTTCTACAGAAGCCGCCCAATCAAAGAGTAAGAGAACATCATTTGAAAGACCATATCCTCATAGACACGCCTCAACTAGCCGTTCAGTTCATTCATCTCAGGAAAAAGCACCTTCATCTCCTAAAGTTAAACCACCTTCATCTCCTAAAATCAAAACTCCATCCTCACCTAAAGTAAAAACACCTTCGTCTCCTAGAATGAAGGTTCCTCACACAAAGACCCCGCAGACAGCTACTCAAGAGAAGGATTCTAACCAATCTCTAAAGAATACTGCTGAGTATGATCCTTCCATTCCGAATCAAGAATATGTCAAAGTTCCAGCCAACAGTTTAGCTAATAAACCTGAAACAACTGATAAGCAATCCGAACATGCTAATCACTACCATAAGGGTAATGGTGGAGTTGGTGGTGCAACCAATTCCGGATCACACCAAAGAAGTGTTTCAAGAGCAAGTAGTTTTGCTAGAACTTTAGCTCCAAACGGTACTTATGAGGGTGTAGTGAAAGTGATTGCCGCTGAAAAAGTTGCCAAGAATGTACAAATCAAAGTTTCATTAGCACAAGGTGGCCGTATGAAACCTTTATTCATGACAAAGACATTAAAAGCTGATGATAAAGGTGTTGTAGCCTTCAATGATGAAGGTAAATTCAAAGCTTCTCCAGAAGCCAATCTTGTATTTGGTGCCATTGCCCACCATAAATTCTCGAAGGATCGTGACATTGGTGTTGCTCAAATCAACTTAGATGATGAGCAAATCCAGCAAGAAAACAATATTGCCATCAAATTAGGGGATGGCCATGTTGTCGTTAAAGTTGATTATGGTGGAGAAGCTTTAAATACCCCCCCTCTTCCTGAGATTCCCCCAGAACATCGGTGA